A genomic segment from Sparus aurata chromosome 10, fSpaAur1.1, whole genome shotgun sequence encodes:
- the myoz2a gene encoding myozenin-2a, whose translation MSQFSTMTTRERKMQAAAICREVQTLEDVEMDLGKKVSVPKDIMLDELSFASNRGSRLFKMRQKRSEKYTFESIQNANNKQLNSTAVSQTENAADSQSVENNLGVDQPPQVSSDSPDTRMVPNPECIAPGYGGPLKDVPPEKFNSTAVPKSYHSPWEQAIINDPALADTLLTSMPEPERRPDLPGYKSFNRVATPFGGFNKAPRPAPIKSLQLEPLPDYPELQADAALDRPSFNRAALGWISAGGPAPLPTISHEPVLIPESDDL comes from the exons ATGTCACAGTTCTCAACCATGACGACCAGGGAGAGGAAAATGCAGGCGGCAGCAATCTGCAGGGAGGTCCAGACTCTGGAAG ATGTCGAGATGGATCTCGGGAAGAAAGTGAGCGTGCCCAAGGACATCATGCTGGATGAGCTGTCCTTTGCCTCGAACCGCGGCTCCCGTCTCTTCAAGATGCGCCAGAAACGCTCTGAAAAATACACTTTCGAGAGCATCCAGAATGCAAACAACAAGCAGCTTAAT AGCACAGCGGTTTCCCAAACCGAGAATGCTGCGGACAGCCAAAGCGTTGAGAACAACTTGGGTGTCGACCAACCACCTCAAGTATCATCTGACTCGCCAGACACAAGGATGGTGCCAAATCCAGAGTGCATCGCCCCTG GATACGGGGGTCCTTTGAAAGACGTCCCTCCAGAGAAGTTCAACAGTACAGCTGTGCCAAAGTCCTACCACTCACCCTGGGAGCAGGCCATCATTAATGACCCGGCCTTGGCCGACACTCTCCTCACAAGCATGCCTGAACCAGAGCGTCGACCAGACCTACCAGGGTACAAGAGTTTTAACAG GGTGGCGACCCCGTTCGGTGGCTTCAACAAGGCACCCAGACCTGCTCCCATCAAGAGCCTCCAGCTGGAGCCCCTCCCGGACTACCCCGAGCTCCAGGCGGACGCGGCGTTGGATCGACCCTCATTCAACAGAGCCGCTCTGGGGTGGATTTCAGCGGGTGGTCCAGCACCCCTCCCTACCATTTCCCATGAGCCCGTGCTCATCCCTGAGTCAGACGACCTTTGA